A portion of the Pleurocapsa minor HA4230-MV1 genome contains these proteins:
- a CDS encoding CHAT domain-containing protein produces the protein MKKILIISANPKNTDKLRLDEEMREIQAALKQSQNREQFQTVTLLAVRVEDLRRALLEYQPTIVHFSGHGSGTNGLALENNSGEIQLVSTESLARLFGLFQSSIECVLLNACYSQAQAEAIHQHIDYVVGMNRAIGDVAAIEFAIGFYDGLFAGRSYEECFEVGCASIDLQGIPEHSTPQLKARRRSSFPIEDSIKERKQSEVENESIQAITPEKPSQSIVFNGGSYSGQIGQAGGNLKQNQYNNQESVEKQLSLTEVVELIEKIESLFSHSDLPDNQKKQALKHIDYAKDAVQEKEPDKNIAAKSLQKATQVLKEANETLGVGQGLWQKLEPIAKQLVPWLGIAARSFI, from the coding sequence ATGAAGAAAATTTTAATTATCTCAGCCAATCCAAAAAATACAGATAAGCTGCGCCTAGATGAAGAGATGCGAGAAATTCAGGCAGCTCTAAAACAATCCCAAAATAGAGAACAGTTTCAAACTGTTACGCTCTTGGCAGTGCGAGTTGAAGATCTGCGTCGTGCTTTATTAGAGTATCAACCAACTATTGTTCATTTTTCGGGGCATGGTTCTGGCACTAATGGTTTAGCCTTGGAAAATAATTCTGGGGAAATACAACTAGTAAGTACAGAATCTTTAGCAAGGTTATTTGGTTTGTTTCAGAGTTCAATAGAGTGTGTTTTACTGAATGCCTGTTATTCACAAGCCCAAGCTGAAGCAATTCATCAACATATTGATTATGTAGTGGGCATGAATCGGGCAATTGGGGATGTCGCAGCCATTGAGTTTGCTATTGGATTTTATGATGGGCTGTTTGCTGGCAGATCCTATGAAGAATGTTTTGAAGTTGGCTGTGCTTCTATTGACTTGCAGGGTATTCCAGAACATTCAACCCCACAGCTAAAAGCAAGGCGGAGGTCTTCTTTTCCTATTGAAGACAGTATAAAAGAACGCAAACAATCAGAAGTTGAAAACGAATCAATTCAGGCTATTACACCAGAAAAACCTTCACAATCAATTGTTTTTAATGGTGGTAGTTATTCAGGACAAATAGGACAAGCAGGCGGGAACCTGAAACAAAATCAGTACAATAATCAAGAGAGTGTGGAGAAACAATTATCTCTCACAGAGGTTGTTGAACTAATAGAAAAAATTGAATCTTTATTTAGCCATTCAGATTTACCTGATAATCAAAAGAAACAAGCTCTGAAACATATAGATTATGCCAAGGATGCAGTTCAAGAAAAAGAACCAGACAAAAATATTGCTGCAAAAAGTTTACAAAAAGCCACTCAAGTTTTGAAAGAAGCGAACGAAACTTTGGGTGTAGGTCAAGGGCTTTGGCAGAAGTTAGAACCAATTGCTAAACAATTAGTTCCTTGGTTAGGAATTGCCGCAAGAAGTTTCATTTAA
- a CDS encoding ATP phosphoribosyltransferase regulatory subunit has translation MIYQPPAGARDLLPLEVEQKRWINDRLQHQFQTWGYQRIVTSTLEWLDTLTAGGAIRPDKVIQLRNNGEHALGLRPELTASIARAAVTRMAGNSDPQRLCYRANVFRNASGSHHGRQLEFYQAGVELLFAGGVLADAETILLLAECLHDLEIPDWSILLGEAGLTRSLLAVFPAAIRTSVRNCIANLDRITLEGLELDPELKKQALVLFDLRGKPEDVLNKISTLDLDADAQATVNNLKSLIELLNSSSEKPLPLTLDLSLLQTFDYYTGIVFKVVSFQDHQSYVLAEGGRYDQLLGLYDPQGKTSPGIGFYLSIEDLHSCLLATNKLPQQAPSSDCLVIPTSPAAASAALQYARQLRQEKSVKVEVELSDRPAAAVKQYAQTCRIEQLIWIEADGTPKIEQLD, from the coding sequence ATGATCTATCAACCACCCGCTGGAGCAAGAGACTTATTACCTTTAGAGGTAGAGCAAAAACGTTGGATTAACGATCGCCTTCAGCATCAGTTTCAAACCTGGGGCTATCAGCGGATTGTCACCTCTACTCTAGAATGGCTAGATACCCTAACAGCAGGTGGGGCAATTAGACCAGATAAGGTAATTCAACTGCGTAACAATGGGGAACATGCTTTAGGTTTACGACCTGAACTTACTGCTTCGATCGCCCGTGCAGCAGTGACACGCATGGCTGGTAATAGCGATCCGCAGCGTCTTTGCTATCGTGCCAACGTATTTCGTAATGCCTCTGGCAGCCATCATGGTCGTCAGCTAGAGTTTTATCAAGCAGGTGTCGAATTACTATTTGCTGGTGGTGTCTTAGCCGATGCCGAAACAATTTTGTTGTTGGCAGAATGTTTACATGATTTGGAAATTCCCGATTGGTCAATTTTATTGGGGGAAGCTGGATTAACGCGATCGCTGTTAGCAGTTTTCCCCGCAGCAATCCGCACCTCAGTCCGTAACTGTATTGCTAATCTAGACCGTATTACCCTTGAAGGTTTAGAGCTAGACCCAGAGCTAAAAAAACAGGCTTTAGTTTTATTTGACCTGAGAGGTAAGCCAGAAGATGTGCTGAATAAAATATCTACTCTGGATTTAGACGCTGATGCCCAAGCAACGGTAAATAATCTTAAATCCCTGATTGAATTGCTCAACAGTAGCTCAGAAAAACCGCTCCCCCTAACTTTAGATTTGAGTCTGCTACAAACTTTTGATTACTATACGGGAATAGTGTTTAAGGTCGTTAGTTTCCAAGATCATCAATCTTATGTTCTAGCTGAAGGCGGACGCTACGATCAATTACTCGGACTATACGATCCCCAAGGAAAGACCTCTCCAGGCATTGGCTTTTACCTCTCTATTGAAGATCTACACTCTTGTCTATTGGCTACCAATAAATTACCGCAACAAGCACCCAGTAGTGACTGTTTAGTTATTCCTACCTCTCCAGCAGCAGCATCGGCAGCGCTGCAATATGCTCGCCAGCTAAGACAAGAAAAGTCCGTTAAAGTAGAAGTAGAATTAAGCGATCGCCCAGCAGCAGCAGTTAAGCAATATGCTCAAACCTGTCGCATCGAGCAATTAATCTGGATTGAAGCGGATGGTACGCCTAAAATTGAACAACTTGATTAA
- a CDS encoding DUF1517 domain-containing protein yields the protein MVNQKKASKSNLLLSTFFAFTLLNITDLPIQANFLNSQIDFSQQVLAKRSGGRSGGGSFRSRSSSSSNTTRRSRSSRGKNHNNTVIIHNSSYHRAYGHGGDINLLDLLFFLVFFGIFGCIAYTIYAQNQVSRKVRKRESREETELKNRQVTISKLHIALTAEAIAISKQLSQLTLSIDTNTQQGLIELLQESMIILLRNSEHWTHISSRSFPIKMDKAEAAFNRLSIAQRSKFSCETVSNINGKIRDYTDETRNESHNQANDNLNLPAYVVVTILIGSAGEEPLFHRIHSCEELKLTLEKLAVISEDDLMKLEVLWTPQSEDEPLTNDEFILEHPDMIQLG from the coding sequence ATGGTAAATCAAAAAAAAGCAAGTAAAAGTAATTTGCTGTTGAGTACATTTTTTGCTTTTACATTATTAAATATTACAGACCTTCCTATTCAAGCTAATTTTTTAAATAGTCAGATTGATTTTAGTCAGCAAGTTTTAGCTAAAAGAAGCGGAGGACGTAGTGGTGGAGGCTCTTTTAGAAGCCGTTCTTCAAGTTCTAGCAATACAACTAGAAGATCTCGCTCCAGTCGAGGCAAAAATCACAATAACACAGTAATTATTCATAATAGTTCTTATCATCGTGCTTATGGTCATGGTGGAGATATTAATCTATTAGATTTACTATTTTTCTTAGTATTTTTTGGTATTTTTGGCTGCATTGCCTATACAATTTATGCTCAAAACCAAGTAAGTCGAAAAGTAAGAAAAAGAGAATCTAGAGAAGAAACAGAGCTAAAAAATCGTCAAGTTACTATTTCTAAATTACACATCGCCTTGACTGCTGAAGCCATAGCAATCTCAAAACAGTTATCTCAATTGACACTAAGTATTGATACTAATACACAACAAGGTTTAATCGAGCTTTTGCAAGAATCAATGATTATTTTGCTAAGAAATAGTGAACACTGGACTCATATTTCATCTCGTTCTTTTCCAATTAAAATGGATAAGGCTGAAGCAGCTTTTAATCGATTATCTATCGCTCAAAGAAGTAAGTTTAGCTGCGAAACAGTAAGCAATATCAATGGCAAAATTCGTGATTATACAGATGAGACTAGAAATGAATCTCACAACCAAGCAAACGATAATTTAAATTTACCTGCTTATGTCGTTGTAACTATCTTAATCGGCTCTGCTGGAGAAGAACCTCTATTCCATCGCATTCATTCTTGTGAAGAATTAAAATTAACTTTGGAAAAATTAGCTGTGATTAGTGAAGATGATTTAATGAAGTTGGAAGTACTTTGGACTCCTCAATCAGAAGACGAACCTTTAACTAATGATGAATTTATTCTGGAACATCCCGATATGATTCAGTTAGGATAG
- a CDS encoding Uma2 family endonuclease, translating to MNLPNQTISKPTLAEFLQLVETKPEQEYLAGEISQKPMPQGEHSVLQAGLVTEINRVGKPQKLACAFPELRCTFAGSSIVPDVAVFEWQNIPLKTSGRIANKFEVAPDWTIEILSPNQSPNRVIRKITFCLSQGTKLGWLIDPEDESVVVFEPNVTPVVKADRDILLVLEALASYQLSAANLFSWLNFD from the coding sequence ATGAATTTACCTAATCAGACTATATCTAAACCGACATTGGCAGAATTCTTGCAACTTGTCGAAACAAAGCCAGAACAAGAATATCTAGCAGGAGAAATATCTCAGAAGCCGATGCCACAAGGAGAGCATAGTGTTTTGCAAGCTGGGTTGGTTACAGAAATTAATCGAGTAGGGAAACCACAAAAGCTAGCCTGTGCCTTTCCAGAGTTGCGTTGTACTTTTGCAGGAAGTTCTATTGTTCCTGATGTAGCGGTGTTTGAGTGGCAAAATATTCCCTTAAAAACCAGTGGAAGAATTGCTAATAAGTTTGAGGTTGCTCCAGATTGGACAATTGAAATATTATCTCCTAATCAATCTCCCAATCGAGTGATTAGAAAAATTACTTTTTGTTTGAGTCAAGGTACAAAACTAGGCTGGTTGATCGATCCTGAAGATGAATCAGTGGTGGTTTTTGAACCAAATGTAACACCCGTAGTCAAAGCCGATCGTGATATTTTGTTGGTTTTAGAAGCTTTAGCTAGTTATCAACTTTCAGCAGCAAATTTATTTAGTTGGTTAAATTTTGATTGA
- a CDS encoding inositol monophosphatase, with amino-acid sequence MTQPTSEQLQIFLDVATASVLAAGAVLKERWGKLNDIQEKGRPGDLVTEADKLAEAEVLKVLKRHLPEHQILAEESGALGNADSEYLWAIDPLDGTTNYAHGLPLVATSVGLMINGVPAVGAVYNPFSDELFQAATGLGATCNRRPIRVSATKELSKSLLITGFAYDRRETNDNNYAEFCHLTHLTQGVRRLGCASMDLAGVACGRLDGYWERGIQPWDMAAGIVILREAGGKVTAYDGSPLDIASGRILATNSLIHTELSKALGETPALKKWQ; translated from the coding sequence ATGACTCAACCTACCTCCGAACAACTACAGATTTTTCTCGATGTCGCCACCGCCTCAGTATTGGCTGCGGGAGCAGTATTAAAAGAACGTTGGGGCAAATTAAATGATATTCAAGAAAAAGGTCGTCCTGGGGATTTAGTAACAGAAGCGGACAAGCTAGCAGAAGCAGAAGTCCTCAAAGTTTTAAAGCGTCATCTTCCCGAGCATCAAATCTTAGCAGAAGAGTCGGGAGCATTAGGTAATGCTGATAGTGAATATCTTTGGGCGATCGATCCTTTGGACGGTACAACTAACTATGCTCATGGCTTACCTTTAGTGGCAACCTCTGTCGGCTTGATGATTAATGGTGTTCCTGCGGTGGGTGCTGTATATAATCCTTTCAGTGATGAGCTATTTCAAGCAGCAACAGGGTTAGGCGCAACCTGTAATCGTCGTCCGATTAGAGTTTCAGCAACTAAAGAATTGAGCAAAAGCCTCTTAATTACTGGTTTTGCCTACGATCGACGGGAAACCAACGACAATAATTATGCAGAATTCTGTCATCTAACTCATTTAACTCAAGGAGTGCGTCGCTTAGGATGCGCTTCGATGGATCTGGCTGGAGTAGCCTGCGGTAGACTAGACGGCTATTGGGAACGAGGAATTCAACCCTGGGATATGGCAGCAGGAATCGTCATCTTAAGAGAAGCGGGAGGCAAGGTAACTGCATATGATGGCAGTCCTCTAGATATTGCTTCTGGTCGGATCTTGGCAACCAACAGCTTGATTCATACTGAATTGAGTAAAGCTCTGGGTGAAACTCCTGCATTAAAAAAATGGCAGTAA
- a CDS encoding DnaJ domain-containing protein, translating to MSFAIKQGLFKLNITDHHAILGVSIDAEAKQIRGQYLKIAQQLHPDKCRSDPAKARTAEQILSRLVNPAYEQLSRKSAFAEHQLVLTQIGKKLAANKNNLPVKSQLAQDLLKAGDGAELVYLKLLKQLTTEQYQSLSQSGELIEAISELNLVYLMLKSDRGINRSRIPAAPAPAQPSQVPVTPTQSSVTPTQSSVAPSPVEEPTTDSRVNAFIARAQQYISKGEFDQAIQELKDALRINPNHGVTHAVMGRAYLHKKQLTMAKVHIDKAFQAEPHNEIVMESKKALDRLNRTTNQSKTSHPGSDSKSTDKNNKPGNSGFFSGFFGPKKK from the coding sequence ATGTCTTTTGCGATTAAACAGGGACTTTTTAAACTCAATATCACCGATCACCACGCCATATTAGGTGTATCAATTGACGCTGAAGCGAAGCAAATTCGTGGACAGTATCTCAAAATAGCGCAACAGCTACATCCAGATAAGTGTCGCTCTGATCCAGCTAAAGCCAGAACAGCAGAACAGATTTTATCAAGATTGGTTAATCCTGCTTATGAGCAACTATCGCGCAAAAGCGCTTTTGCTGAACACCAATTAGTTTTGACTCAAATTGGCAAAAAACTAGCGGCTAATAAAAATAATTTGCCAGTTAAAAGCCAGTTGGCTCAGGATTTGCTCAAAGCTGGAGATGGTGCTGAGTTAGTTTATCTTAAGCTGTTAAAACAATTAACTACCGAGCAATATCAATCTTTGTCACAATCAGGAGAGCTAATTGAAGCCATTAGTGAGCTAAATTTAGTTTACTTAATGTTAAAAAGCGATCGCGGAATTAACCGTAGTCGTATTCCAGCAGCTCCCGCTCCAGCTCAACCCAGTCAAGTTCCTGTAACTCCAACCCAGTCTTCTGTAACTCCAACCCAGTCTTCTGTAGCTCCCAGCCCTGTAGAAGAACCGACCACAGATTCACGAGTTAATGCTTTTATCGCTCGAGCGCAACAGTACATCTCTAAGGGAGAATTCGATCAAGCAATCCAAGAATTAAAAGATGCTTTAAGAATTAATCCTAATCATGGTGTTACTCATGCCGTAATGGGTAGAGCTTATCTGCATAAAAAGCAGTTGACTATGGCAAAAGTTCATATTGACAAAGCTTTTCAAGCTGAACCCCATAATGAAATTGTGATGGAAAGCAAAAAAGCTCTGGATAGGTTAAATAGAACAACCAATCAATCTAAAACATCTCATCCTGGTAGTGATAGTAAATCTACTGACAAAAATAACAAACCTGGGAATAGTGGTTTCTTTAGTGGTTTTTTTGGGCCGAAAAAAAAGTAA
- a CDS encoding Crp/Fnr family transcriptional regulator: MKKANQQLPKSESADSLETLTQHNFLFKDLDPALIAKCLNSQPLVVEKLYSSRPIYTAFKPDSTLEHLYAIVDGGPIVVRSTPLDRIIAITYRNSCFGMQDLALSYGKFSRAFPSLVEAYKTTDVIKIPLATISLIHQESEVFRQRYGLMFELQQKFQYHLLNCSTYPPQAVAALLRALIYQERELGNQPQGDMFVFDLPVEVIAKACQLNNRTVEQVLKGLTKAGMLRPHKAQNDLVTVVDPEGLKVVYGATRDKVDWWPLK, translated from the coding sequence ATGAAAAAAGCTAATCAGCAATTGCCAAAATCAGAGTCAGCAGACAGTTTAGAAACGTTAACTCAGCATAATTTTTTATTTAAAGATTTAGACCCAGCTTTAATTGCCAAGTGTCTTAATTCCCAGCCGCTTGTTGTAGAAAAACTTTATTCAAGCCGTCCCATCTATACAGCATTTAAGCCTGACTCGACCTTAGAACATCTCTATGCAATAGTTGATGGTGGCCCAATTGTCGTCCGCAGCACTCCCTTAGACCGCATTATTGCCATTACTTACCGTAACAGTTGTTTTGGGATGCAAGACCTTGCTTTGAGCTATGGAAAGTTTTCACGCGCTTTTCCTAGCCTAGTAGAAGCCTATAAAACAACCGACGTTATTAAAATTCCTTTAGCAACTATCAGCTTAATCCATCAGGAATCTGAAGTGTTTCGCCAACGTTATGGATTAATGTTTGAGCTACAGCAAAAGTTTCAATATCATTTGCTTAACTGTAGTACCTATCCTCCTCAAGCAGTAGCAGCTTTGTTGCGGGCTTTAATTTATCAAGAAAGGGAATTAGGTAATCAACCTCAAGGAGATATGTTTGTTTTCGATCTGCCAGTAGAAGTCATTGCCAAGGCTTGTCAGTTAAACAACCGTACAGTGGAGCAAGTGCTTAAAGGTTTAACCAAAGCGGGAATGTTAAGACCTCATAAGGCGCAAAACGATCTGGTAACGGTGGTCGATCCTGAAGGGTTAAAGGTAGTGTATGGCGCGACTAGGGATAAAGTTGACTGGTGGCCTCTAAAGTAA
- a CDS encoding tetratricopeptide repeat protein, translating into MNQQPNSQQNFESDNSLFRKSQIGQAGDNLSQIQNINIFSFFKLSIKLDPKYTLAYKGLGDVCYEQGEYDQAIADYSSAIKLDPKYAYAYNGRGYAYYEKGEYDLAIADYNSAIKLDSKFTYAYNNRGRAYTAKGENDLAIADYSSAIKLDSKFTYAYNLRGLAYSRKGENDQAIADYSSAIKLDSKFTYAYIGRGYAYYGKGEYDFAIADYSAAIKLDSKSTFAYNLRGRAYYEKEEYDFAIADYSAAIKLDPKYTYAYNNRGDAYSEKGEYDFAIADYSSAIKLNPKDTDAYKKLGDAYKNKGSKDQAIRNFQKVIELTKNKNNPNKIELSLKAEAEKEIQSLNRE; encoded by the coding sequence ATGAATCAACAACCAAATTCTCAGCAAAATTTCGAGAGTGATAATTCCTTATTTAGGAAATCACAGATTGGGCAAGCTGGAGATAATCTTAGCCAAATTCAGAATATTAATATATTTAGTTTTTTTAAGTTATCTATTAAATTAGATCCTAAATATACCCTTGCTTATAAAGGTCTCGGCGATGTTTGCTACGAACAAGGAGAATATGACCAAGCCATTGCTGATTACAGTTCAGCTATTAAATTAGATCCTAAATATGCCTATGCTTACAACGGTCGCGGTTATGCTTATTACGAAAAAGGAGAATATGACCTGGCTATTGCTGATTACAATTCAGCTATTAAATTAGACTCTAAATTTACCTATGCTTACAACAATCGCGGACGTGCTTACACAGCGAAAGGAGAAAATGACCTGGCCATTGCTGATTATAGTTCAGCTATCAAATTAGATTCTAAATTTACCTATGCTTACAATCTTCGTGGACTTGCTTACTCTAGAAAAGGAGAAAATGACCAAGCCATTGCTGATTACAGTTCAGCTATCAAATTAGATTCTAAATTTACCTATGCTTACATCGGTCGCGGCTATGCTTACTATGGAAAAGGAGAATATGACTTTGCCATTGCTGATTACAGTGCAGCTATCAAATTAGATTCTAAATCTACTTTTGCTTACAATCTTCGTGGACGTGCTTACTACGAAAAAGAAGAATATGACTTTGCCATTGCTGATTACAGTGCAGCTATCAAATTAGACCCTAAATATACCTATGCTTATAACAATCGCGGCGATGCTTACTCTGAAAAAGGAGAATATGACTTTGCCATTGCTGATTACAGTTCAGCTATCAAATTAAACCCCAAAGATACCGATGCTTATAAAAAGCTAGGTGATGCTTATAAAAACAAAGGTAGTAAAGACCAAGCAATACGTAACTTCCAAAAAGTTATTGAATTAACTAAGAATAAAAATAATCCAAACAAGATAGAATTGTCTCTAAAAGCTGAAGCTGAAAAAGAAATTCAATCATTAAATAGGGAGTAG
- the glcD gene encoding glycolate oxidase subunit GlcD, with protein sequence MVLSKLFLAKKDKWQPIVKQLEDIVGKDGVIQRKEELLTYECDGLASYRQRPALVVLPRTTEEVAAAVKICHDHNIPWVARGAGTGLSGGALPHGEGVLIVTARMNQILAQDLDNHCITVQPGVINNWVTQAVSGAGFYYAPDPSSQIICSIGGNVAENSGGVHCLKYGVTTNHVLSLKLVTTEGEIIDVGGMVPEMPGYDLTGLFVGSEGTLGIATEITLRILKRPESVFVLLANFPTVEDSGAAVAEIISSGIIPAGMEIMDNLSINAVEDIVNTGCYDRQAAAVLLVELDGLKVEVEAYQAKVESICRQHHATGITSADDLDTRAKLWKGRKAAFAAAGKMSPNYFVQDGVIPRTKLVEVLAEINALSDRYGYKIANVFHAGDGNLHPLILYDNDVPGAFATVEEIGGEILKLCVDAGGSLSGEHGIGADKNCYMPYMFNSTDLETMQYIRTALNQKGLANPDKIFPTPRSCGEAANAQKIQQSQQFKDAELY encoded by the coding sequence ATGGTTTTAAGTAAGCTTTTTCTAGCTAAGAAAGACAAGTGGCAGCCGATAGTAAAACAGCTTGAAGATATAGTTGGTAAGGATGGCGTGATCCAGCGAAAAGAAGAACTGCTGACATACGAGTGTGATGGTTTGGCGAGCTATCGTCAGCGTCCCGCTTTGGTGGTTTTACCCCGCACCACAGAAGAGGTCGCTGCTGCGGTTAAAATATGCCATGACCATAATATACCGTGGGTTGCTAGGGGTGCAGGGACGGGTCTATCTGGTGGTGCTTTGCCTCATGGGGAGGGAGTGCTAATTGTAACAGCGAGAATGAATCAAATCTTAGCTCAAGACCTAGATAATCACTGTATTACTGTCCAACCAGGAGTAATTAACAACTGGGTGACTCAGGCGGTAAGTGGAGCAGGTTTTTATTATGCTCCCGATCCTTCCAGTCAGATTATTTGTTCGATTGGCGGGAATGTGGCGGAAAACTCTGGGGGAGTTCATTGTCTAAAGTATGGTGTAACTACCAACCATGTTTTAAGCCTCAAGCTAGTCACTACCGAAGGCGAGATTATTGATGTCGGCGGTATGGTACCTGAGATGCCTGGATACGACTTAACAGGTCTATTTGTAGGCTCTGAGGGGACTTTGGGGATTGCCACCGAAATTACTCTACGAATTCTCAAGCGTCCTGAATCGGTATTTGTCTTATTAGCTAACTTCCCAACTGTAGAAGATTCGGGAGCAGCGGTAGCCGAAATTATTAGTTCGGGCATCATTCCTGCGGGAATGGAAATTATGGACAATTTGAGTATTAATGCTGTAGAAGACATTGTTAATACAGGTTGCTACGATCGCCAAGCAGCAGCAGTATTATTAGTCGAATTAGACGGTTTAAAAGTAGAAGTAGAAGCTTATCAAGCAAAAGTTGAGTCGATCTGTCGCCAGCATCACGCGACAGGGATTACTAGTGCTGATGATTTAGATACTCGCGCCAAACTATGGAAGGGTAGAAAGGCTGCTTTTGCCGCAGCAGGAAAAATGAGTCCTAATTATTTTGTTCAGGATGGAGTAATTCCTCGCACCAAGCTGGTAGAAGTGCTAGCGGAAATCAATGCCTTAAGCGATCGCTATGGCTATAAAATCGCCAATGTGTTCCATGCGGGCGATGGCAATCTTCACCCCTTGATTCTCTATGATAATGATGTGCCAGGAGCATTTGCTACGGTAGAAGAAATTGGTGGCGAGATCCTCAAGCTGTGTGTCGATGCAGGAGGTAGTTTATCAGGAGAGCATGGTATTGGTGCAGATAAAAACTGCTATATGCCCTATATGTTTAACTCTACAGATCTCGAAACCATGCAGTATATTCGCACGGCATTAAACCAAAAAGGATTGGCTAATCCAGATAAAATCTTTCCAACTCCTCGTAGTTGTGGAGAAGCAGCAAATGCTCAGAAGATCCAGCAGAGTCAGCAGTTTAAAGATGCAGAACTATATTAA
- a CDS encoding NAD-dependent succinate-semialdehyde dehydrogenase, with amino-acid sequence MAIATINPATGETLKTFTPLSDAEIETKLALAQSTFKSYRQTTFAQRSQWLNQAAEILEQDTLKFAEIMTTEMGKTLQSAIAEAEKCAKVCRFYAEKAPEFLADVAIASDASHSYVAYQPLGTILAVMPWNFPFWQVFRFAAPALMAGNVGLLKHASNVPQCALAIESIIAQAGFPPGAFQTLLIGASQVQSIVEDDRVKAATLTGSEPAGAALASVAGQQIKKVVLELGGSDPFIVLESADIEEAVSTAVKARMLNNGQSCIAAKRFIVAESIGDRFQEQLLNQFQALTIGDPMHKDTDIGPLATESIRSELDQQVKAAVQQGAKILTGGEPITDRPGNYYPPTILIDIPVNSATAQEEFFGPVALLFRVQNLDQAIALANHIPFGLGASAWTNNPEESQRLVSEIEAGAVFINGMVKSDPRLPFGGIKRSGYGRELSSQGIHEFVNIKTIWIK; translated from the coding sequence ATGGCGATCGCAACTATTAACCCCGCAACTGGGGAAACTCTCAAAACTTTTACGCCTCTGAGTGATGCTGAAATAGAAACTAAGCTAGCTTTAGCACAATCTACTTTTAAGTCATATCGCCAAACAACCTTTGCTCAACGTAGCCAGTGGTTGAACCAAGCAGCAGAGATCTTAGAACAAGATACCCTTAAGTTTGCGGAGATTATGACCACAGAAATGGGTAAGACGCTCCAAAGTGCGATCGCCGAAGCGGAAAAGTGTGCTAAAGTTTGTCGTTTTTATGCCGAAAAAGCACCTGAATTTTTAGCCGATGTAGCGATCGCTAGTGATGCCAGCCACAGTTATGTAGCATATCAGCCTTTAGGTACAATTTTGGCGGTGATGCCCTGGAATTTCCCTTTCTGGCAGGTATTTCGCTTTGCTGCGCCTGCTTTGATGGCGGGGAATGTGGGGCTGCTTAAACATGCTTCTAATGTGCCTCAATGTGCGTTGGCGATCGAGTCGATTATTGCGCAAGCTGGATTTCCTCCAGGGGCATTTCAAACTTTATTAATTGGTGCGAGTCAGGTTCAATCGATCGTGGAAGACGATCGCGTCAAGGCAGCAACTTTAACTGGAAGTGAGCCAGCAGGGGCAGCATTAGCCTCGGTTGCGGGACAACAGATTAAAAAGGTCGTGTTGGAATTAGGCGGTAGCGATCCGTTTATTGTCCTGGAAAGTGCCGATATCGAGGAGGCAGTCAGCACGGCAGTTAAAGCTAGAATGCTGAATAATGGACAGTCTTGTATTGCTGCTAAACGGTTTATTGTGGCAGAAAGTATCGGCGATCGCTTTCAAGAACAACTATTAAACCAGTTTCAAGCTCTAACTATCGGCGATCCAATGCACAAAGATACCGATATTGGCCCATTAGCAACAGAAAGTATTCGCTCAGAGTTAGACCAGCAGGTTAAAGCAGCAGTGCAGCAGGGAGCCAAGATTTTAACTGGTGGAGAGCCAATTACAGATCGTCCAGGCAATTATTATCCCCCCACAATTTTGATAGATATCCCTGTGAATTCGGCGACGGCGCAAGAAGAGTTTTTTGGCCCTGTAGCATTGTTATTTCGCGTTCAAAATCTTGATCAGGCGATCGCTTTAGCCAATCATATTCCCTTTGGTTTAGGCGCTAGTGCCTGGACGAACAATCCTGAAGAAAGCCAGCGTTTAGTTAGCGAAATCGAAGCGGGAGCAGTATTTATCAACGGGATGGTTAAGTCCGATCCTCGTTTACCTTTCGGTGGAATCAAGCGCTCGGGCTATGGTCGAGAATTAAGTAGCCAGGGGATTCATGAGTTTGTCAATATTAAAACTATTTGGATTAAGTAA